In the genome of Microbacterium endophyticum, one region contains:
- the era gene encoding GTPase Era has protein sequence MTHSPSSPAEAATHSGFATFVGRPNVGKSTLTNALVGEKVAITSDKPQTTRRAIRGILNRPAGQLVIVDTPGVHKPRTLLGQRLNDLVEQVLGDVDVIVFCAPANEKVGPGDTRIAQSLDGYKRAVKVALVTKTDVATREQITERLLEVDALREDWAAVIPVSALTNDQLGVLTDELLSLMPIGPALYPEGVVTDESMEDRIAEIIREASLEGVRDELPHSIAVTIEDMSPRENSDLTDIFANIVVERDSQKAIILGLGGSRLRDVGATARAQIEPLVGTRVFLSLRVRVAKEWQRDAKQLGRLGF, from the coding sequence ATGACGCACTCACCCTCATCTCCAGCCGAAGCGGCCACCCACAGCGGCTTCGCGACATTCGTCGGACGCCCAAACGTCGGTAAGTCGACGCTCACCAATGCTCTTGTTGGAGAGAAGGTCGCAATCACTAGCGATAAACCACAGACGACGCGCCGCGCTATCCGCGGAATTCTGAACCGTCCGGCAGGCCAGCTCGTGATCGTTGACACGCCAGGTGTGCACAAGCCGCGTACCCTGCTCGGGCAGCGGCTGAACGACCTGGTCGAGCAGGTTCTGGGCGATGTGGACGTCATCGTGTTCTGTGCTCCGGCCAACGAAAAGGTCGGCCCCGGCGACACCCGCATCGCGCAGTCGCTCGATGGCTACAAACGTGCCGTCAAAGTGGCTCTCGTCACGAAGACGGACGTTGCCACGCGCGAACAAATCACAGAGCGTCTACTCGAGGTCGATGCGCTCCGGGAAGATTGGGCCGCTGTCATTCCGGTGTCGGCACTCACAAATGATCAGCTCGGCGTCCTCACCGATGAGCTGCTCTCACTCATGCCGATCGGGCCCGCCCTCTACCCCGAGGGCGTGGTGACAGACGAGTCGATGGAAGATCGCATCGCGGAAATCATCCGAGAAGCATCGCTCGAGGGGGTGCGTGATGAATTGCCTCACTCCATTGCCGTGACGATTGAAGACATGTCGCCCCGTGAGAACTCTGACTTGACCGATATCTTCGCGAATATCGTTGTCGAGCGGGACAGCCAGAAGGCGATCATCCTCGGGCTGGGAGGGTCGCGCCTGCGCGATGTGGGAGCTACCGCTCGTGCTCAGATCGAACCGCTTGTCGGCACTCGGGTGTTCCTGTCGCTGCGCGTGCGTGTCGCAAAAGAGTGGCAACGTGATGCCAAACAGCTCGGTCGACTGGGCTTCTAA
- the leuA gene encoding 2-isopropylmalate synthase: MHKTQKPSGMPIHKYRPFHEQIRVDVPDRTWPDARITEAPRWCAVDLRDGNQALIDPMSPERKRVMFDLLVKMGYKEIEVGFPSASQTDFDFVRHLIEDNVIPDDVTIQVLTQAREHLIARTYESIAGAKQAIVHLYNSTSVLQRDVVFRTDKQGIIDIALEGARLCRQYEKTIPETAVYYEYSPESYTGTELEFAVDVCNQVIEVFEPTPDRKVIINLPATVEMATPNVYADSIEWMNRHLAHRENIIVSLHPHNDRGTAIAAAELGYMAGADRIEGCLFGNGERTGNVDLVALGINLFTQGIDPEINFDDIDQIKRTVEYCNQLPVPERSPWAGDLVFTAFSGSHQDAIKKGLEAMEARAASEGVGVDDIEWAVPYLPIDPKDLGRSYEAVIRVNSQSGKGGVAYLLKSDHSLDLPRRLQIEFSGVVQAKTDSEGGEVTSDQIWSIFTDEYLPATSNDGKWGRFELLATRSTSEMTGDVELAVRLRDGDTVSDATGHGNGPVAAFIDVLRGHGFDISLYDYVEHTLSAGGDAQAAAYVELQVDGERLWGVGIDGDISTASLKAVVSCVNRAVRTRMAAGELAAV; encoded by the coding sequence ATGCACAAGACACAAAAGCCTTCGGGCATGCCGATCCACAAGTATCGCCCGTTCCATGAGCAGATCCGCGTAGACGTTCCGGACCGCACGTGGCCCGATGCACGCATCACGGAGGCACCCCGCTGGTGCGCAGTCGATCTGCGCGATGGAAACCAGGCGCTCATCGACCCCATGAGTCCCGAGCGCAAGCGAGTGATGTTCGATCTGCTCGTGAAGATGGGATACAAGGAGATCGAGGTCGGGTTTCCGAGCGCGAGCCAAACTGACTTCGATTTCGTACGGCACCTGATCGAAGACAACGTCATTCCAGATGACGTAACCATCCAGGTGCTCACACAGGCGCGCGAGCATTTGATCGCACGGACCTATGAGTCGATTGCCGGCGCTAAGCAGGCAATCGTGCACCTCTATAACTCAACGAGCGTTTTGCAGCGCGATGTAGTCTTCCGCACCGACAAGCAGGGCATCATCGACATCGCGCTTGAAGGCGCGCGCCTGTGCCGCCAGTACGAGAAGACGATTCCCGAAACCGCGGTTTACTACGAGTACTCACCAGAGAGCTACACCGGGACCGAACTCGAATTCGCCGTTGACGTCTGCAACCAGGTCATCGAGGTTTTCGAGCCGACCCCCGATCGCAAGGTCATCATCAATCTCCCCGCAACGGTCGAGATGGCGACGCCGAACGTCTACGCCGACTCGATCGAGTGGATGAATCGTCACCTCGCGCACCGCGAAAACATCATCGTTTCGCTGCACCCGCACAACGACCGCGGCACAGCGATTGCGGCAGCCGAGCTCGGGTACATGGCTGGTGCGGATCGTATCGAAGGATGCCTGTTCGGTAACGGTGAGCGAACCGGAAATGTGGATCTCGTCGCCTTGGGTATCAACCTGTTTACTCAGGGTATTGACCCAGAGATAAACTTCGACGACATCGATCAGATCAAGCGCACTGTCGAATACTGCAATCAGCTTCCCGTTCCGGAGCGGAGCCCCTGGGCGGGTGACCTCGTCTTCACCGCGTTCAGTGGATCGCACCAAGATGCCATCAAGAAGGGTCTTGAAGCGATGGAAGCGCGCGCGGCATCCGAGGGCGTTGGTGTAGATGACATCGAGTGGGCTGTTCCGTACCTGCCCATTGATCCCAAAGATCTCGGACGCTCATACGAGGCTGTCATTCGTGTGAACTCGCAGTCGGGCAAGGGCGGCGTCGCGTACCTGCTGAAGAGCGATCACTCGCTCGATCTGCCTCGCAGATTGCAGATCGAGTTTTCCGGCGTTGTGCAAGCTAAGACCGATTCTGAGGGCGGAGAAGTAACGAGCGACCAGATCTGGTCGATCTTCACCGACGAGTACCTCCCGGCTACCAGCAACGACGGTAAATGGGGCCGGTTCGAGCTGCTCGCCACCCGAAGCACGAGCGAGATGACAGGGGATGTCGAACTCGCGGTGCGGCTGCGCGACGGCGACACGGTTTCTGACGCGACGGGACACGGAAATGGCCCGGTCGCCGCATTCATCGATGTTCTGCGGGGCCATGGGTTCGATATTTCGCTCTACGATTACGTCGAGCACACGCTCAGCGCGGGTGGCGATGCGCAAGCCGCCGCGTACGTTGAGCTCCAAGTCGATGGTGAACGCCTCTGGGGCGTCGGTATCGATGGCGACATATCGACGGCATCCCTCAAAGCCGTTGTTTCATGTGTCAACCGCGCTGTACGTACTCGTATGGCAGCGGGCGAACTGGCAGCTGTATAG
- a CDS encoding trimeric intracellular cation channel family protein: MPQPLFVIPLWADLIAVGLGGIQGALFASGFRGDRRLDFLGVAIIGMLMGMGGGLIRDLLLGLSPATLQSNWYLLTAMAAALVGMLLAGILAKVNWLIVGLDAVVIGLFGAFGTSKALVVGLPLVPAVFVGVCAAVGGGVLRDVMMGLPVAIMHVGSLYAVAAGAGCLALASAAALGLEISIAAVIGVSLTTVIRLLAVIFDLSLPEQRMLYRRKVAVETAAIPIVRPNA, from the coding sequence GTGCCTCAGCCGCTTTTCGTCATTCCGCTCTGGGCCGATCTCATTGCAGTCGGGCTCGGAGGCATCCAGGGTGCACTGTTCGCGTCTGGGTTTCGCGGCGACCGACGACTCGACTTTCTCGGAGTCGCGATCATCGGCATGCTCATGGGCATGGGCGGCGGACTCATCCGTGACCTCTTACTGGGCCTTTCCCCCGCGACCCTGCAGTCCAATTGGTACCTCTTAACCGCAATGGCAGCAGCGTTAGTAGGCATGCTTCTCGCTGGCATCCTTGCAAAAGTGAACTGGCTCATCGTCGGCTTGGATGCTGTTGTCATCGGGCTTTTCGGCGCATTCGGGACTAGCAAGGCCCTCGTCGTTGGCCTCCCACTCGTCCCGGCGGTTTTCGTCGGCGTGTGCGCGGCCGTAGGCGGAGGCGTGCTCCGCGACGTCATGATGGGGCTGCCTGTCGCCATTATGCATGTCGGCTCGCTCTATGCCGTCGCGGCGGGAGCGGGATGCCTCGCTCTTGCCTCTGCGGCAGCATTGGGTCTCGAGATCAGCATCGCGGCCGTTATCGGAGTGAGCTTGACGACGGTTATCCGACTCCTTGCGGTCATCTTCGACCTGTCTCTTCCGGAGCAACGCATGCTCTACCGCCGAAAGGTAGCCGTTGAAACCGCTGCCATCCCCATCGTGCGTCCGAATGCCTAA
- a CDS encoding NAD-dependent epimerase/dehydratase family protein: MPAMLITGGAGFIGSRLHQDAASAGWSVRILDSLRADVHGYPAAGRADSVNFVHGDVNDPETLDRALEGIDVVSHQAAKVGLGVDLDDAPDYVRSNVLGTAELLAAMRRQQVSRLVLASSMVIYGEGAYRTGTSGKSARPAPRRVSDLEAGGFDPFDADSGDVLVPELLFEDAPSDPRNVYATTKLAQENLAASWARETGGRAAILRYHNVYGPGMPRDTPYAGVASLFRSALERGEEPRVFEDGAQRRDFVHVADVAAANMAAVTWTANEEAGSVRAFNVGSGRVTTISEMAHALSDAFGGPAPVITGQYRLGDVRHITASSQRAAEELNWRAAVPFHDGMREFATAPLRTSGK; this comes from the coding sequence ATGCCAGCGATGCTTATCACCGGAGGCGCCGGGTTTATCGGCTCTCGTCTTCACCAGGATGCAGCGAGCGCCGGATGGAGTGTCCGGATACTCGACTCCTTGCGAGCCGATGTCCACGGTTACCCGGCCGCCGGGCGTGCGGACAGCGTCAACTTTGTGCACGGCGACGTCAACGATCCCGAGACGCTTGATCGTGCGCTTGAGGGCATAGACGTGGTCTCGCATCAGGCAGCCAAGGTCGGGCTAGGCGTCGATTTGGATGACGCGCCTGACTATGTCCGCAGCAACGTCCTCGGCACCGCCGAATTGCTCGCTGCGATGCGGAGACAACAGGTTTCGCGTCTCGTGCTGGCATCCTCGATGGTCATCTACGGCGAAGGTGCTTACCGGACTGGTACGTCGGGAAAGTCTGCGCGTCCAGCGCCGAGACGTGTTTCCGACCTCGAAGCCGGCGGCTTCGATCCCTTTGATGCGGATTCCGGTGACGTTCTTGTGCCTGAGCTGTTGTTTGAGGACGCACCATCCGACCCCCGAAATGTGTATGCAACGACGAAGCTCGCGCAGGAAAACCTCGCCGCATCATGGGCGCGTGAGACGGGTGGGCGGGCTGCAATCTTGCGCTATCACAACGTCTATGGTCCAGGGATGCCACGGGACACCCCCTACGCCGGTGTCGCCTCGCTCTTTCGCTCCGCGCTCGAGCGTGGTGAAGAGCCCCGGGTCTTCGAAGATGGCGCTCAGCGCCGTGACTTCGTTCATGTCGCAGATGTGGCGGCAGCAAATATGGCCGCCGTGACCTGGACGGCAAACGAAGAAGCAGGTTCTGTGCGTGCTTTCAACGTCGGTAGCGGCCGTGTAACGACGATCAGCGAGATGGCCCACGCGTTGAGCGACGCTTTTGGCGGGCCAGCGCCCGTTATCACAGGGCAGTATCGCCTGGGTGACGTACGACACATCACTGCGTCTTCCCAGCGTGCTGCAGAAGAACTCAACTGGCGCGCGGCGGTGCCGTTCCACGATGGAATGCGCGAGTTCGCAACTGCTCCGCTTCGGACTTCTGGAAAGTGA
- a CDS encoding glycosyltransferase produces the protein MADVDIIFPCLNEAAALPWVLARIPSSYRAIVVDNGSTDGSAQIAAEAGALVVTESRRGFGAAAHAGLEAADADVVAFADADASLNPEEVPALAALVRAGSADLVLGRRVPTRAGAWPWHARLANFELARRITHATGVKVRDLGPMRAARRQDLLSLHLKDRRSGYPLEMMLKAAAARWRIVEHDVSYHPRVGRSKVTGTARGTYIAVKDMSKLLREYSS, from the coding sequence ATGGCCGATGTTGACATCATTTTTCCCTGCCTGAACGAGGCGGCCGCGCTTCCCTGGGTACTCGCACGCATTCCGTCGTCATATCGAGCGATCGTTGTAGACAACGGTTCGACAGATGGATCCGCTCAGATTGCAGCTGAAGCGGGAGCACTTGTGGTTACCGAGTCGCGCCGTGGCTTCGGCGCGGCGGCTCACGCCGGTCTCGAAGCGGCTGATGCCGATGTCGTGGCATTCGCGGATGCCGATGCTTCGCTGAATCCAGAAGAAGTTCCGGCTCTTGCCGCATTGGTTCGCGCGGGCTCGGCTGATCTCGTGCTGGGGCGCCGCGTGCCAACGAGGGCGGGAGCCTGGCCTTGGCACGCGCGACTGGCAAATTTCGAACTTGCGCGACGCATTACTCACGCAACCGGTGTCAAAGTAAGGGATTTAGGTCCGATGCGTGCCGCGCGCAGACAGGATCTACTCTCACTGCACCTGAAAGACCGACGCAGTGGGTACCCGCTGGAGATGATGCTCAAAGCTGCCGCGGCCCGCTGGCGGATCGTGGAACACGACGTCTCCTATCATCCGCGAGTGGGCCGCTCCAAGGTCACCGGAACCGCCCGAGGAACCTACATCGCGGTCAAAGACATGTCGAAGCTGCTGCGGGAGTACTCGTCGTGA
- a CDS encoding TIGR04282 family arsenosugar biosynthesis glycosyltransferase, translating into MTASLTVAIIAKECRPGHVKTRLSPPLTPEEAAEIAAASLADTIDVVAALPVARRILFFDGAPPAGLHRRGFEVLPQPLGGLDERLGFLFDAMSGPSVMIGMDTPQVSAQVLTGPLTRWDESIDSWFGPAVDGGFWALAMREPNGSLIRGVEMSQPDTGAQQRARLVRAGLSIRDLATLRDFDHVEDIDEIAMDAPRSRTAQLWNAMRSHLSTRTER; encoded by the coding sequence GTGACAGCATCGCTGACTGTCGCCATTATCGCGAAAGAATGCCGGCCCGGGCATGTGAAGACTCGTTTGAGTCCGCCGCTTACACCCGAAGAAGCGGCGGAGATTGCCGCAGCCAGTCTCGCTGACACAATCGATGTCGTCGCGGCCCTCCCCGTAGCCCGTCGCATCCTGTTTTTCGACGGCGCACCTCCTGCGGGACTACATCGTCGCGGCTTCGAAGTTCTTCCACAACCTTTGGGTGGCCTCGACGAGCGCCTGGGTTTTCTCTTCGATGCCATGAGCGGGCCGAGCGTGATGATCGGGATGGACACGCCGCAAGTGAGCGCCCAGGTGTTGACCGGGCCGCTTACCCGATGGGATGAATCGATCGATAGCTGGTTTGGTCCTGCCGTCGACGGCGGCTTCTGGGCGCTCGCGATGAGGGAGCCCAATGGCAGTCTTATTCGCGGTGTCGAAATGTCGCAGCCCGACACCGGCGCTCAGCAGCGTGCGCGTCTCGTACGTGCGGGGCTGAGCATTCGTGATCTCGCGACGTTACGAGATTTCGACCACGTCGAAGACATTGACGAGATCGCCATGGATGCTCCACGATCACGCACGGCACAACTCTGGAATGCGATGAGGTCGCACCTTTCGACCCGCACCGAGCGCTAG
- a CDS encoding molybdopterin-dependent oxidoreductase encodes MTDRLSHRVEALVRAAGHRVSTPGRRTRTTVVLGRALGILMLVCFATGLYSHVLQNPPSWFPLSPQPAQLYRFTQGAHVLAGLALVPVLLGKLWSVFPRLFSWPPITGLLSLFERISVALLVSSALLEVALGVMNIAQWYVFPFSFRPVHFALAWLLIGSILLHVAVKLPLIMTYWRRTAPAVTSESAEERVSRRGALIAVGAAAGLIVATTAGQTVTPLRSIAFLAPRRPYVGPQNLPVNRTAAEAGVVDTARDPGWRLSVVGTSKSIELSRDDLLELPQTTVELPIACVEGWSQEATWRGVRLRDLLRLVDERDVDVQLKSLQVRGAFASTKMQAAYVADPSTVAALFLGDEALDLDHGFPIRMIAPGRPGVLQTKWLSRIEVLS; translated from the coding sequence GTGACCGACAGGCTCTCGCACCGCGTCGAAGCCCTCGTGCGGGCAGCCGGACACCGAGTAAGCACCCCGGGGCGACGCACCCGCACAACTGTCGTATTGGGTCGTGCCCTCGGCATCCTCATGCTGGTGTGTTTCGCGACCGGCCTATATAGCCACGTGCTGCAAAATCCACCGAGCTGGTTTCCGCTTTCACCTCAGCCTGCGCAGCTTTACAGGTTCACTCAAGGCGCCCATGTACTGGCAGGACTCGCGCTGGTTCCGGTATTGCTCGGAAAGCTGTGGTCTGTCTTTCCGCGGCTCTTCTCGTGGCCGCCGATCACCGGATTGCTCTCGCTCTTCGAACGCATATCCGTGGCGCTACTCGTTTCTTCGGCGCTGCTCGAAGTTGCCCTCGGTGTCATGAATATCGCGCAATGGTATGTCTTTCCGTTCTCGTTTCGCCCGGTTCACTTTGCGCTGGCTTGGCTACTCATCGGCAGCATTTTGCTGCACGTCGCTGTCAAGCTGCCGCTGATCATGACGTACTGGCGACGCACCGCCCCAGCCGTGACATCCGAGTCAGCCGAAGAACGCGTCTCGCGCCGCGGCGCCCTCATCGCCGTCGGCGCCGCGGCCGGACTGATCGTCGCGACGACTGCGGGGCAGACTGTCACGCCGCTCAGATCGATCGCCTTTCTGGCGCCACGCCGCCCCTATGTGGGGCCACAGAACCTCCCCGTGAACCGCACGGCAGCTGAAGCAGGCGTCGTCGACACCGCCCGCGACCCCGGCTGGCGGTTGAGCGTAGTAGGCACGTCTAAGAGCATTGAACTGAGCCGAGACGATCTGCTCGAACTGCCGCAGACGACAGTTGAGTTACCTATCGCTTGCGTTGAAGGGTGGAGCCAAGAAGCAACATGGCGTGGGGTGCGCCTGCGAGATCTTCTCCGGCTCGTCGACGAGCGCGATGTGGACGTGCAGCTCAAGAGCCTGCAGGTTCGCGGCGCATTCGCTTCGACGAAAATGCAAGCCGCGTATGTTGCGGATCCATCGACAGTTGCCGCGCTCTTTCTCGGCGACGAGGCGCTCGACCTTGACCACGGCTTCCCAATACGAATGATCGCTCCGGGCCGACCCGGGGTCCTACAGACCAAGTGGCTGAGCCGGATCGAGGTCCTCTCGTGA
- the recO gene encoding DNA repair protein RecO, translating to MPTYRDEAVVLRTHKLGEADRIVTMLSRRHGKIRAVAKGVRRTSSKFGSRLEPFMVADVQLYIGRSLDVIQQAESLGSYGSEIVAHYDRYTAASAMVETADRLGDAEATTSHYLLLVGGLRALSRGAHASRNILDSYLLRALALSGWAPALEECARCARPGPHDIFVAQMGGAVCASCAPVGAPRLSGATATHLRALMTGEWEIIDAAENSASSSASGLIAAYTQYHLERGIRSLSHMETNR from the coding sequence ATGCCTACCTATCGCGACGAAGCTGTTGTGCTGCGCACGCACAAGCTCGGCGAGGCCGATCGCATCGTGACGATGCTGAGCCGGAGGCACGGCAAAATTCGCGCCGTAGCCAAGGGCGTTCGACGCACATCATCGAAGTTCGGTTCGCGGCTAGAGCCCTTCATGGTCGCCGACGTTCAGCTATACATAGGTCGTTCTCTCGATGTGATTCAGCAGGCAGAGTCGCTCGGGTCTTACGGGAGTGAGATCGTTGCTCACTACGACAGATATACCGCCGCAAGCGCGATGGTCGAGACGGCCGACCGTCTGGGTGACGCTGAGGCAACGACATCCCACTACCTCCTTCTTGTCGGTGGGCTTCGCGCGCTGTCTCGCGGGGCACATGCGTCACGAAACATCCTGGATTCGTATCTTCTTCGAGCGCTCGCCCTCTCAGGGTGGGCGCCAGCGCTCGAAGAGTGTGCTCGCTGTGCTCGGCCGGGCCCACACGACATTTTCGTCGCACAAATGGGCGGTGCAGTGTGCGCGTCCTGCGCACCCGTCGGTGCGCCGCGTCTCTCAGGCGCGACTGCGACGCATCTTCGGGCGCTCATGACGGGGGAGTGGGAGATCATCGACGCAGCAGAGAATTCCGCTTCTTCGTCGGCGTCAGGATTGATTGCGGCGTACACGCAGTACCACTTGGAGCGCGGCATCCGCTCTCTCAGCCATATGGAGACGAATCGATGA
- a CDS encoding isoprenyl transferase, which translates to MTPKPYTHRDAVEYRALDWTGVYPPEFPRGAVPHHVAIVMDGNGRWANRQGLTRVEGHKAGEAALLDVVAGAIQAGVKHLSVYAFSTENWSRSPDEVRFLMGFNRDVLHRRRDQLNEWGVRVRWAGRKPRLWGSVVKELQYAEELTRNNDTLTLTMCVNYGGRVEIIDAMRSIVDDVAAGKLRPRAVSEKLLRQHLYLPDMPDVDLFLRSSGEQRTSNFLLWQSAYAEFVFLDTLWPDFSRTDLWEGIARYLDRDRRFGGAKDTPTA; encoded by the coding sequence ATGACGCCAAAGCCCTATACGCACCGCGACGCTGTCGAGTACCGTGCACTGGACTGGACCGGCGTATACCCGCCAGAGTTTCCTCGTGGTGCTGTACCTCATCACGTCGCAATCGTGATGGACGGGAACGGGCGATGGGCTAATCGTCAAGGACTCACTCGTGTGGAGGGCCACAAGGCCGGTGAGGCTGCGCTGCTCGACGTTGTCGCGGGGGCTATTCAAGCCGGCGTAAAGCATCTGTCTGTCTACGCCTTCTCTACGGAGAACTGGTCTCGGTCACCCGATGAAGTGCGTTTTCTCATGGGGTTCAACCGTGATGTGCTGCACCGACGACGTGATCAGCTCAACGAATGGGGCGTGCGCGTGCGCTGGGCGGGCCGCAAACCTCGCCTCTGGGGATCCGTTGTGAAAGAACTTCAGTACGCCGAAGAACTCACCCGGAACAATGACACACTCACGCTCACGATGTGTGTGAACTACGGCGGTCGAGTCGAGATCATCGACGCGATGCGCTCGATTGTTGATGACGTTGCCGCGGGCAAACTTCGCCCCCGTGCTGTCAGCGAAAAGCTGCTTCGTCAGCACCTGTATCTTCCTGATATGCCCGACGTCGATCTGTTCTTGCGGTCGAGCGGTGAACAGCGCACCTCTAACTTCCTGTTATGGCAATCGGCATACGCGGAGTTTGTTTTTCTCGACACACTGTGGCCCGATTTTTCGCGAACTGACCTTTGGGAAGGCATCGCTCGCTACCTCGATCGTGATCGTCGTTTCGGCGGCGCCAAAGACACACCGACGGCGTGA
- a CDS encoding DsbA family oxidoreductase encodes MTDAIKIDVWSDIACPWCYIGKKNLEKGLAEVASDEDAPLVEVTYHSYELSPDTPVDFEGDEGDYLVQHKGISREQALEMADRVTDVAREAGLDYHFDILKHTNTVKAHELVHFAKEMGMQDAMKERLLSAHFVEGRHVGRVDDLVELAVEVGLDADATRDALVSEKYVEAVRADEDQARAYGINGVPFFVIDGKYGISGAQPPAAFSQIARQVWAEHKEEAAAV; translated from the coding sequence ATGACGGATGCCATCAAGATCGACGTGTGGAGCGACATCGCCTGCCCGTGGTGCTATATCGGTAAAAAGAATCTCGAAAAGGGTCTGGCCGAAGTCGCCAGCGACGAGGACGCGCCGCTCGTGGAGGTCACTTACCATTCCTACGAACTTTCACCGGATACCCCAGTCGATTTCGAAGGCGATGAAGGCGATTACCTTGTGCAGCACAAGGGAATTTCGCGCGAGCAGGCGCTTGAGATGGCAGATCGCGTTACTGACGTGGCGCGCGAAGCCGGGCTCGACTACCACTTCGACATCCTGAAGCACACGAACACTGTCAAGGCCCATGAACTCGTTCACTTTGCGAAGGAAATGGGCATGCAGGACGCGATGAAAGAACGCCTGCTCTCAGCGCACTTCGTGGAGGGGCGCCACGTCGGTCGTGTTGATGATCTCGTCGAACTCGCTGTTGAAGTCGGTCTCGACGCCGATGCGACGCGTGACGCTCTCGTTTCCGAGAAATATGTCGAAGCAGTTCGCGCCGATGAAGATCAAGCCCGTGCCTACGGCATAAATGGCGTGCCGTTTTTTGTGATCGACGGAAAATACGGCATTAGTGGAGCGCAACCACCGGCCGCGTTCTCGCAAATCGCTCGTCAGGTGTGGGCCGAGCACAAAGAAGAGGCTGCCGCCGTCTAG
- a CDS encoding glutathione peroxidase → MSETTTSWRDIDFLTSDGSSARLADFSDKVVLVVNVASKCGLAPQYEQLEELQRTYEDRGFTVLGFPCNQFMGQEPGTNEEIQEYCSMTWGVTFPILDKVKVNGAGAAPVYKALKKAKDEEGRRGPIMWNFEKFVLTPSGSVHRFRPQTKPDDPAIVSVIESNLPQ, encoded by the coding sequence ATGAGCGAGACGACGACTTCATGGCGTGACATAGATTTCCTCACTTCCGACGGGTCATCCGCGCGTTTGGCCGACTTCAGCGACAAGGTCGTGCTCGTCGTAAACGTCGCCTCCAAATGCGGTCTGGCACCTCAGTACGAACAGTTGGAAGAACTCCAGCGCACCTATGAGGACCGCGGCTTCACTGTCCTCGGTTTTCCCTGCAATCAGTTCATGGGTCAAGAACCGGGAACGAACGAAGAGATCCAGGAATACTGTTCGATGACCTGGGGAGTCACGTTCCCCATCCTCGACAAGGTCAAGGTCAATGGGGCCGGAGCTGCGCCAGTTTACAAGGCGCTGAAAAAAGCGAAGGACGAAGAGGGCCGCCGGGGCCCCATCATGTGGAACTTCGAAAAGTTCGTCCTTACGCCCTCGGGATCTGTTCATCGCTTCCGCCCGCAGACGAAGCCCGACGACCCGGCTATCGTCTCGGTTATCGAGAGCAACCTGCCGCAGTAG